A single genomic interval of Cydia strobilella chromosome 3, ilCydStro3.1, whole genome shotgun sequence harbors:
- the LOC134756282 gene encoding uncharacterized protein LOC134756282: MKAGVFALMLVVCYVECKKTYAPLDKHANVDFINMEGGGIKPAPRPGGVATAPSKPQPVVQPATTAQQAPVPKPAQAPQPVLTTGKPAVTTKPAQPAVTPAQPKTPNQMKPVAVNPSPVANPITTPGPGNVKDLVNFYNSQGKGSPIRPYSYSQAVKQG; this comes from the exons ATGAAGGCCGGAGTATTTGCCTTGATGTTGGTCGTCTGTTACGTGGAAT GTAAAAAAACGTATGCCCCCCTCGACAAACATGCCAACGTAGACTTTATTAATATGGAGGGAGGTGGAATTAAGCCAGCGCCGCGGCCGGGCGGCGTGGCGACCGCTCCGTCTAAACCTCAACCAGTGGTTCAACCCGCCACAACTGCCCAGCAAGCACCAGTGCCTAAACCAGCCCAAGCTCCCCAACCAGTACTGACTACAGGAAAACCAGCCGTCACCACCAAACCAGCGCAACCAGCCGTCACGCCCGCTCAACCTAAAACACCAAATCAAATGAAACCAGTCGCCGTAAACCCGTCGCCAGTGGCCAACCCCATCACGACCCCTGGACCAGGCAATGTCAAGGATTTAGTCAATTTTTACAACAGCCAAGGCAAAGGCAGCCCCATCCGTCCCTACAGTTACAGCCAGGCTGTTAAACAAGGATAA
- the LOC134755739 gene encoding endoribonuclease CG2145-like: MKCAIVFLVCMTACQADDLASAAGQIFNNILPNLIKNQATSSDGNGAQNTIQQIGTVVGGVVNYAKTKSYEDLLKTVQDSTTDEDLLRVSEEMFNADINNAFNFIQVNLQGQTSPMSKDDKAPANLLAVSDNVWNGPTIKPFVALFDNYHKNVIRPEFVTPNEESEQTTYINTILATGPIRSLMSFLVSKGLTQLNEYQEQVNLLKKIWFTKYARHWTGLCKCSCAFENIFMAELKSNDVLGLHSWLFFAKREQDHKANYLGYVSKLDLAGKGLILKQHSILSETKDAPEVTMFVGTSPELETALYTLCFMARPDGQCRLRYNNVQFTIQTKTLKSENVKLIDTAYPVF; encoded by the exons ATGAAGTGTGCTATAGTCTTCCTTGTGTGTATGACGGCCTGCCAAGCCGACGACCTAGCCTCAGCCGCCGGTCAAATCTTCAACAATATCCTTCCTAATCTCATCAAGAACCAGGCTACTTCTAGTGACGGAAACGGCGCCCAAAACACTATCCAGCAAATCGGTACTGTTGTAGGCGGTGTTGTGAATTATGCCAAGACAAAGAGCTATGAAGACCTTCTTAAAACAGTGCAGGACTCGACGACGGATGAAGATTTGCTGCGAGTCAGCGAAGAGATGTTCAACGCAGATATAAACAACGCATTTAACTTCATCCAAGTGAACCTGCAGGGCCAAACCAGCCCCATGTCTAAGGACGATAAAGCTCCTGCTAA TCTCCTAGCTGTAAGCGATAACGTTTGGAACGGACCAACTATCAAACCATTCGTCGCTCTTTTCGACAACTACCACAAGAATGTCATTAGGCCAGAGTTCGTCACCCCTAAT GAAGAGTCCGAGCAAACTACTTACATCAACACTATTTTAGCCACCGGACCTATTAGGAGTCTCATGTCCTTCCTAGTAAGCAAAG GTTTGACTCAGCTGAATGAATACCAGGAACAAGTAAACCTGTTGAAGAAGATTTGGTTTACCAAGTACGCGCGCCACTGGACCGGCCTGTGCAAGTGCAGCTGTGCCTTCGAGAACATCTTCATGGCTGAACTCAAGTCCAATGATGTTTTAG GTCTGCATAGTTGGTTGTTCTTTGCTAAAAGAGAACAAGACCACAAAGCCAACTACCTGGGCTACGTCTCCAAACTTGACTTGGCTGGG AAAGGACTAATCCTGAAGCAGCACTCCATCCTCAGTGAAACGAAGGATGCTCCCGAAGTGACCATGTTCGTGGGAACCTCCCCCGAGCTCGAGACGGCCCTGTATACCCTCTGCTTCATGGCTCGCCCTGACGGACAGTGCAGGCTGCGTTACAACAACGTGCAGTTCACCATTCAGACCAAGACGCTCAAGTCTGAGAATGTCAAGCTTATAGACACCGCGTACCCAGTCTTCTAA